CTCAACGGCGCCAAGGTCGTCGCCAGGGCCTGGACCGACCCGGAGTACCGTCGCCGGCTGCTCGAGGACGGCACGGCCGCCATCAAGGAACTGGGCTTCGGAGGGTTTCAAGGCGAGCACATCGTCGTCGTGGAGAACACCCCCACCACGCACAACGTAGTGGTGTGCACGCTGTGCTCGTGCTACCCCTGGCCGGTGCTGGGCCTGCCGCCGGGCTGGTACAAGGACCCGGCCTACCGCGCGCGAGTGGTGAAGGAGCCCCGCGCGGTGCTGTCCGAGATGGGGCTCGACCTGGACGACGACGTGCAGATCACCGTCCGCGACTCCACCAGCGAGGTGCGGTGGCTGGTCCTGCCTGAGCGTCCGGCCGGCACCGAGCACCTGACCGAGCAGGAGCTCGTGCCGCTGGTGACGAGGGACGCGATGGTGGGCGTGGCGAAGGTGGCGGCACCGTGAGCGCGCCGCTGGACATCGAGGGGCCGGCCGCACCGCCCCGCTCCAACGGGGAGTTCGTCTTCGCCGAGCCGTGGGAGAGCCGCGCCTTCGGCATGGTCGTCGGCCTGTACGAGGCGGGCGCGTTCACCTGGCCGGAATTCCAGGCCGCACTGATCGCCCGGATCGCGGCCTGGGAAGCCTTGGCGGCGCCCGGCAAGCCGTACAGCTACTACCAGCTGTGGCTGGCCGCCCTGGAGGACGTCCTCGCCGGCCTGCGCGCCGTGTCCCCGGAGGAGGTCACCGCGCGCACCCGAGCTCTGGCACAACGCCCCGCAGGCCACGACCACCCGCACTGAACCGCAACCGCCTCCCGGCCTCGGCGCAAGGCGGTGTGTGCCGGTGTGCCGGAGCGCGGCACGCGGGATCAAACCTTGCCGCCTTTCATGTACGAGCATGTGCTCCTATGCGTGATGGGGGGCGCGCAGAGCGCGACCGCGGCAGCGCTCCCGGAGCCCTCAAAGGCCCTTGCGGCACCGCCCTGCCGCGACACCGCCACAGCCATGTCCTCGACGAGTCATCAAGGAAGACAAACCGATGGTCACCAACAATCTCGTTCTCATTTCCAATGCCGGTGGCGTGGGCCGAACGGTCTTCGAGCACTTGCGCGCGCAGGACGTGCCGGTGCGCTTCATGGTCCGCAGCGAGGACGAGCGAGCCGCCGAGTTGCGCAGGCTCGGCGCGGAGGTCGCCATCGGCGATCTGACCCGGCCCGACACCGTCGCGGCCGCGCTGCAGGGTGTGTCACGGATGTACTTCGCGATGCCCGTGTCGCCGGACCACCTGCTGGCGGCCACCGTGGTGGCCTCCGTCGCGCGGGAGTACGGACACCTGGACGCGCTGGTCGACCTGTCGCAGATGACGGTGTCGCAGATGACCGCCACCAGCACCTCGGAGTCGCACCAGCAGCGGCTGCACTGGCTGGCCGAGCAGGTCTTCGACTGGTCGGGACTGCCGGTGGTGCACATCCGGCCGACAGCGTTCCTGGACAATCCGCTCTTCACCTCACTGGTGGCGCGGACGATCCAGGAGAACAGCACGATCGTGCTGCCGTTCGGCACCGGACGCACCTCGCCCATCGCCGTGGACGACGTCGCCAGGGTGGTCGCCACCGTACTGCGCGACCCGGCCCCGCACATCGGCCAGGTCTACGAACTGACCGGGCCGCGGTCGGTCGACATGAACGAGATGGCGCAGGAGTTCTCCCGCGCGCTGGGACGGCCGGTGACCTACGTGGACGCGCCCCCGGAGAAGTGGGAGGCCGAGGTGCTCGCCAAGGCGGGCCTGCCGCCGCACGTCGAACGGCACGTCGCCGTCATGGCTCGGCTCCACCGGGAGAACCGCTACGACCGCACAACCGACGGCGTGCAGCGCGTGACCGGCACCGCCGCCCAGTCGATCGAGGAGTTCGTGGCCGCTCGCAGGGACTTCTACCTGGGCTGATCACCGGGCTGCCGACGAGAGAACCACGCAAGGTCGTCGATCGGCTGACTCCTTGAGTGGACTGCCCCTTCATGCAGGCCGATCCGCATGTGATCGGCCTCCCCTCGGGCCATTTCTGCAACCGATACCTTTACATCAGAGTGGAATCCTCCAACGTGTACCGATCACTCCTCGTGCTGACCGCCGCAATGTTCGCCATCGGCACCGACAGCTTCGTGATCGCCGGGATCCTGCCGGGCGCGACCCACTCCCTCGGTGGGCTGCCGGGTCACTCCACTGGGCTGTGAGCGGCGAGGTGTGGCAGGCGGGCGGCCGCGCCGTCACGACGGGCACGCCCCAGCCCGTACTTGGCCAGCAGGCCGATCGAGACGTGTGGTGATGGCTGTGGCACTGCCGTGACGGGGACTGCTACGGGCCGCGGTGTCCTGCGCGTCCGATGCGCTCCAAGAGGAGGCTCGGGCCCGCCTCCGGTTCTTCGGAAGGCGGGCGCATGTTGCCGTACGGGGTCTGCGCCCTGGTGACCTGCCGGAGTGCGCGGCGAAGAAGCTGGCCGAGGGCGTCGAGCGGCGTTTCGCCGCCCTGCCCTCGGTGGACTGGCCGGTGGTGAACACCGTCCTCGGTCACGCCGTCGTCGGCTCGCGGGCTCGGTCGAGGCCGAAACGAGCGGGGACCCCCTGATCGGCGTGGTCGAGGAGGCCCACGGCGTCGCGCACCCGCTGCCCGAGCACCCCCTGTAGGGCAGGACGCTGCGCCGGTCCGCCTCGGCCATGGCCCTGCACGTGGCGGCTGACCGTGTGCACGTTTCGTTCTTCTGGAACGCGTGAATCGATTCGTCCCCGCCATGCCGGTTCCGGGGCACACCCGGTCCGGGGCGGCGACGAGTCCCGTCCGTGTGCCGAGGTGCCGCCCATGCGCTCGCCGGGAATCACCGGTCCCATCGGGCCGCATGTGGTCCACACTCGACGCCCCGGCCTGCCAGAGGCATGTGTGTGTCGAGTTCCCGATCCCGGGTGGCCGGGATAGCGTGGGGTTGTGGCCGTCGACGTCGTCACCGAGATCGTAATCGCCCGTCCCTGTGCGGAGGTCGCCGCCTACGCCGGGGATCCGACCAATGCGCCGCGGTGGTACTCCAACATCGTCTCGGTTCGTTGGCAGACCTCGCCACCGCTCGCCGTGGGTTCGAGGCTCGACTTCGTCGCCCGCTTTCTCGGACGCACCCTGACCTACACATACGAGATCGTCGACTGCTCCTCCGAACGACTCGTGATGCGTACCGCGCAGGGGCCGTTTCCCATGGAGACGACCTACACCTGGGAGCCGGTGGACGCCGGGCACACCCGGATGACATTGCGCAACCGCGGCGAGCCAACCGGCTTTGCCAAGGTGAGCGCTCCGATGCTGGCTGCAGCTGTGCGGCGGGCAAACGTCAAGGACCTGGCTGCGCTGAAAGGGTTGTTGGAAGGCGGCGACGCCGACCGACGCTAGGGTGTGTGTCTCAGCGACCGGCAACCCGCGCACGGCTCGTGAGCATCCGCCCTGTTCCTGCAGTCCCTGCACCTCGCGCAGAACTCGGCATGGTCAAGATGGCCGCGTCGCCTTGGACGACACAAAGATGGAGGCCAACGCCTCCACGCACAAGGCAATGAGCTGGTGAGATCCCCACCGAACTCGGGGGCGGCTCAGCGGGAATTCAGCCGATGGCGAGGTCCATGTTGGTCACGTACCAGGGGCCGGCGATTTTGGTGGCATCGAACTTCACGTTCACCTGCCCGGGCTTCAGTCCGGTGGAGTGGGACAAGATGATCGCGTCGAGGGTCTGTCCATCCACGGTGATCTTGTCGGCGGGAACGACCGCCTTGCCGCCGTTCTCGGAGACTTGCGAGACTGTCACCTTCGGGTCACCTGATGGCTTCTTGGGTGTGAACGAGACACGGAGCCTCTTGACCATGTCGCCCATCTGCCGCACCTCGGGCGAGTCGCTCTCACACATCGACTTGGTGCCGACTTTCGCGGGCGCCGACCCGGTGGCCGGAGTCCCGCTCACCAAGCACGCCTGTTTCGTGTCACCATCGATGATCGCGGTGATCAATGTGGCAACCGCCGCCTCGGGTGTGGACTGGTCGCCGGCTCCCGGCCGCTGCGGTTTCGTACCAGCGCTCCCCGTCTCACGCGCCCCCGGGTGGGCGGCGGCCGAGCCGTGTGCGCTCGGCTTGTCCGTCGCTGCTCCCTTATTGTCCGTGCACCCGGACAGAGTCGTGACAGCCGCCGCCAACACGACTCCGGCGATCCAACCGGTGCTTTTCTGCCGGAAGTTGACAGACATGAATTTCCCGTAGCCCCTTCAAGTGACTCCTCCCCCGGCTGAAGCCGTAGGCTTCTCGCTAACCCTGGCGGGCGTCGCGACGGACCAGCCCGGCCCGTAGAACGTTCAGGGCGCCCACCGTGTCCGCGTGCGCGTTGTGGCCGCAGGACTGACAGTGGAACTTCTCCTGGGTGAGCCGGTTCTCTGCTGAGACGTGCCCGCATTCGGGGCAGGTCCGGGAGGTGTTGCGGGGGTCCACGGCGATCACTTCTCGTCCGGCGCTTTCAGCCTTGGCGTGCAGGATCGTCAGGAACACCCCCCATCCGGCATCCGAGATCGAGTGGTTGAGTCCGGCCTTCGCGCCAGCCCCGTTGGGCAGGAAGCTGCCCGGCTGGTCGGGGTCGGGCTTGGGAGCCGGGGCCTTGACCATGTTGCGGATCTTGAGGTCTTCGTACGCGATGAAGTCGTGTTCGCGGACCAGGCCGAGGGCGGTTTTGTGTGCGTGGTCCAGGCGCTGGCGTCGGATCTTGCGGTGCAGGTCGGCAACGCGCTGGACGGCCCGCTGATGGTTGGCGGTGCGCTTGTCGCGGCGGACGCGGGCGAGTGCCTGCTGTGCGGCTTCGAGCTTGGCGGAGGCCTTGCGGCCGTGGCGGGGGTTGGGTACGAACGCGCCGTTGGAGACGGCGAGGAAGTTGGCTATGCCCATGTCGATGCCGACCACGCTGCCGGTCGCGGGCAGCGGCTTGGGTTCAGGCTGCTCGGCGGTCAGGATGACGTACCAGCGCTTGCCTTCACGCTTGACGCTGACGGTCTTGACCTTGCCGGTCACGGGCCGGTGCTGGTTGACCTTCACGTGGCCCACGCCCTGGAGGCGGACGCGGGTGGCGGGGTCGTGCGCAGTGGAGTTCCACCGGCATCCGTCGCCGTCCTTGGGGAAGTCCACGGTGTCGAACCAGTTCACGCCACGGAACCTGGGGTATCCCGGCTTGTCTCCGGCCTTCACGCGTCGGAAGAACGCGGCGAATGCCTTGTCCAGCCGCCGTAACGTGGCCTGCTGTGACGAGAACGACCAGCGGCCCTGCCGCTCGGGGTCGAAGGCGCGGATCTCTTTGAGCTGGGCCGACTGCTGCCCGTATTTGATGCTCGTCTTGGAGGGGTGCCGGTAGGCGTCGCGGCGTTCCTGCAAGGCTCCGTTGTAGAGGGAGCAGTGATCGCGCAGCATCTCGCCGAGCGCTGCCGACTGACCCACGGTGGGCCGCATGAGGAACTTGTACGCACGGATCATCCGGCCCACCCCCTTTCCAAGTCGGTTCGCGTGATCATACTACCCTTGGTGTATGTCACCGCGCTGGGAACCAGACCCCGATATTCGCACCGGCCGTCACGTCGCCTACAATCTGCATGCACACTTGGTGTTCGTCACCAAGTACCGCAAGGACGTCTTCGATGACGCCATGCTGAAGCGGTGCGAGGAGATCATGCGGGATGTGTGCGGCAGCTTCGAGACGGAGCTGAAGGAGTTCAACGGCGAAGCCGACCACGTACACCTGCTCGTGCACTACCCGCCGAAAGTCGCCCTGTCCAAGCTGATCAACAGCCTGAAGGGCGTCAGCTCCCGGTACCTGCGCGCCGAGTACACCGGCCGCATCAACCGCATCGGGCTGGGCTCCGTCTTCTGGTCCCGCTCCTACTTCGCCGGGTCGTGCGGCGGCGCACCGCTCAGCATCGTCCGTCACTACATCGAGGGCCAGAAACGCCCAATCTGATCGTCACCCCAAGGCGCAGCGAACTCCGGCGCTGCGCGCCTCCGGGGCGATGATGCGTTTCCCTCCCCGGCTGAAGCCGGGGATACCCACGCAAGATCAGGGATGGAGACGGAACGGGTGACGCATTGGTTCTCCTGTCCCTCGGTGCGCGGCCGGCGCCGGACGGCTGTGCTCGTCATCGAGAGCGGCGGTGACGGTGCCGCCGTCGCTCATATCGCCTCGGCCGGTGAGCCGTTGGACGCGCCGACGACGGCCGCCGCCCACCCACGCTGCGAACTGCACGACACCGCCTTCGCGTTCGCGTGCACCGGGGCGGCCGGGCCTGACGCTCCCGCATCCGCGCCGCACGCGGTCCGCGCACGCCGTCGAACCGCACGGCAAGGACTCGGCGACCGAGCAGCAGCAGGACTGGGCGCTGGACTCGGTCCGGCGGCCCGGTCGTCGACGAGGCGCGCACCGTACGGGTCTGGCAGCGGGTCGAGGCGCTGTCCGGCGCGTACGAGATGGCTCCGTAGACGCGCCGTACAGAGCACCGGAGGCCGAGCCGCGCGGGCACGGCCACGGGTCGCTCAGGCTTCGACTCCTTCCGGGGAGGCTGGCAGGGGGTGGGGGAGCGGTGGTTACGGAGACCGTGTGCGCCACTTCCTCGTGCGCGGTGGGACTGAGAGGCCGGCCCGGCCTCGTCGCTCGGCCTGCGTGATCGGACCGGATTCCGGCGCTTGGCGATCAAGGAGAACTGCGCAGGCCGCCACCACGCCGCCGAACGAGCGCAGGCAGTGGCAGCGCATAGGGAACACGTGTGCGCCCCCGGCGCACGACCCTGGCCGTCCTGTGCGCATGTGCGCCGTACACCGGACGGGTGTCACGGCCCGGACGCCCGCGTACCGGCGGGAAGGCCTTCTGGCATATGCCACTGCGGGCGCTGCCCCGGCCACGGAAGGGCCGCCCCGACGCGCCGAGCCCAAGGACGGTACCCATGCGAACGAGGATGACCAGGCACCTGGAGTCCGTCCTCACCGAGGTCGCCGCCGGCGCCAAAGCCGCACCGGTGCGCCGGCCGGTCCTTCCGCCGGAGTTCAACTGGCGCGATTACACCGTGCTGCTGCTGCACATTGCTGCGGAGATCGAGCACTCCCTGATGGTGCAGTACCTCTTCGCCGCGTACTCGCTGGGCGGACCACAGGTCCCCGGGCACCTGCGCGCAGACGTACGGCGATGGCAGGAGATCGTCCTCGGCATCGCGAAGGAGGAGATGGGCCACCTGCTCACCGTGCAGAACCTCCTGATCGCGCTCGGCGGCCCGGTGCACCTCGGCCGGGAGGACTACCCGTGGGGAACGGACTTCTATCCGTTCCCGTTCACGCTCCGGCGGCTCACCCAGGAAACGCTCGCCCGGTACATCTGCGCGGAGAGCCCGCCCAACTGGACCGGCGAGGAGGCCGAGCGGATCCGGCAGCTGGCCGTGGGCCGGCAGGGCGCACCGGTGAACCGCGTGGGTGCCCTCTACGACCGGCTGACCGACATCCTCGGAGATCGCGATCGCATCCCGGATGCCGCCTTCCAGGCCGCGACCTTGCCCTACCAGGCCTCCTGGCACGAGTGGGGTCGCGGCTACACCCTCGGCGAACGCGGCCGGGACGCCGGCAACGTGCCCGAGACGCAGTCCCCCGACCTGCTGATCATCGGCGTCTCCTCGCGTGACTCCGCCCTGAACGCGCTGAAGCAGATCGGCGAGCAGGGTGAGGCGTTGCCTCCGCTGCAGGCACCTCTCCCCGCGGCCGGCACGGATCCGAGGGAACTCTCACACTTCTTCCGCTTCCTGACGATCTTCCGCGAGCTGGATCGGCTCGACCTGCCCGACCAGAACACCGTCGCGCGGCGGGTCGCCGAGAACCCTCGCACCGATCATCGGCTCAACCAGGAGACTCTGGCACTGACGCGCACACTGGTCCTCGAACCGGGCCAGCCTCGCCCTGAGGTCAACCCCATCACCGACCCCGAGGCCGCTCGCTGGGGCCACTTGTTCAACCTGCGCTACCGCATGCTGCTGACCGACGTGGCACACGCCTTCCGCCTGATCGGCCCGCTCGACAACGGCACCACCCTGACCGCGCGTGGATCGCTGATCCACCGGGCGTTCGGCGAGATGTACAACCTCCGGGCCGTCGCGGGAACGCTGCTCCAGCTCCCCCTCGACCGCGAACGGGACAGCGGCCTGCTGGCCGGCCCGCCGTTCGAGATGCCGTACACGCTGGACCTCCCGGCGGGTGACCGCAACCGGTGGCTGCTCCAGCGCGATCTCACCGAGGCCTCGCTGCGCGCCGTCGACGCCCTGCTCCAGACGAGGTTGACGCCCGAGGGCGAGGCGTACCTGCGCGCGCTTCGCGAGACAGACATCCAGGCACGGAAGTTCGCCGAACGCGTTCTGGCCGAGCGCTGAACACCCCTCGGCAACCGACCAACCACCGACGAGGAGAGAGCGTGGCCATCAAGGAACTCCGGATCCTGCCGCCCCTGGCGATCGGCCGCCTGGGCTCGGCCGCCCGGCCGATGGACAACTACGAGGTACTGGTCGACCCGCACCGCCCGTTGGCGCCCCGGCAGGTGCGGCCGGCCCCGACCTTCCAGGTGGATCCGCACAGCGGCGCCATCACATCGGCCGAGACCCCGCCGACGCTGCGCTTCACCGAGGACGGCCAGGTCCGGCCGGTGGCTCCGTTCCTGGAGGTCTGGGCGCTGACCGCGCAGCGGGGCCGGGAGGACGTGCTGGAACTGTTGACCCTCGACCTGCTGGCCCGTCACGGGCTCGGGCCCGAGGACGTGCACTGGTCGGTGCACGTGGCCAACCACAAGATCCACCGCAGGACCGGTGACGAGAACGACCGCATCGATGCGCGGGTCGGCCCCGTCAACGACCACGCGGTGCACCCGCTGAACGGCACCTGCCCCAACTTCTGGGAGGGCAGGGCACTTCCGCTCGGGCACGTCCGATACCTGAAGCCCACCCCCGAGTTCCCCGGCATCCGACTGCGCTTCACCCCCGCCGCCGGCCGCGTCTACGGCTCCAGCCTGCAGCAGCCGCCTCCCGGGCCGCCGCGGCCCGACCCCGAGCGCGACCCGAACGTGGTCGATGTGCTGTACGACGCCAACCGGGGCACCTGGCTCGGCTACCACGACGATCCCAACAACCCCCGGGTCACCAACCCCTCCCAGATCTACGCCGGTTTCACTCAGCAACGCAAGTGGATCAGCAAGGGCTACCTGGACGACGAGTGCGACGGCCTGGTCAGGGCCGAACTCACCGTCGATGGCACTCTCCTGAGCGCGTACGGCCGGATCGGTGCAGGCCCGCCGGCCTACGCTCCCGACAGCTTCCCGGTGCGCGCCGTCGCGGACGAGCTGGAGCAGGCCATGTTCGGCCCCACGGTCGGTGCCGGCCAGGTGTCGCCGGAGGCCGCCGAGGAGGTGGTCCGGCGTGCCTTCGACACGGTCCGGCTCATGAACACAGCCGTGCTGAACGGCAACACGGTGAACGGCCAGGTCCGCGGTGCCTCCACCATGGTCGCCCAGGACACCAACGACACCGGCCGCCTGTACGAGCCGATCATGGCTCCGTCGCTGGTCGACCGCAGCGCGCTGCTGAACCTGCACCAGCAGGTGCTCACCGGCCTGCGCAGCGGCACGGCACCTTGGTTCGCCGACGTGCTGCGCGACTTCGACGACGTCGGCGACCTGTCCGACAAGGGGCGGCGCAAGATGCCGGCCCTGATGCGCGGTGCGGACGGTCGCTCCCTTGCGCTGACCCGCCGCCAGGTCGACCTCGTCCGCAAGGTCGCCAAGCGGGCGATCTTCACCGACAACGGCCCTGCCGCCACTACGACTTCCGACCCCGAGGAGCGGGGATGACCGAGCCGCAGCCCATCACTTCGATCCGGCCGAGCAACCTCTCGGCGCAGCTTCACTACCGGGCACCCGGTAACCCGCCCAGCACCCTGGCCGCCTCCGCCATCTCCAACGCCTTCCCCGGTCTTGAGTTCGACTTCCGCAACATCTGGCGCCGCATCTTCGAGGGCATCGAGCTGCACGAGGCGGACAACCTGGTGGTCCGGGCCGATCCGGACCACCAGGAGCTGGAGGGTTGCCGGTTGCTCCGGGTGGCCGGTGAACCGGTGGTCGGTAGCCTGCTCGGCCCGCAGCTTCCCAGGGGCACGTCCGACCCGCTCACCTCGGCCGGCAACCCCGACGGGGTGACCATGCTGGAATGGTCCAACTCCCTTGCCAAGGTCCTGGATGGCCATGCCGGACGGCCGGTGGCCTGCGAGTTCACGATGCAGCCTAGCGACAGCCCGGTGGGCATCCCGGACGACCCGGCCACGCTGCGCTCCGTCGACCTGGTCATCCGTCCACTGTTCGCCGTCAGCGAGGCGGCGGAAGGCTGGATGACGGTGATCGACGAGCAGCTGGTGCAGCCCGGCGACCTCACCCGCAGCCTCTGCTCTCCCTGGCAGAACGACTACCGCGAGTGCGCCTGCTACTACTGGGCGGCCAGCCGGCCGGACTACGTCAACGTGGACGTGGACGAGCAGGGCGTCAGCGTCGGCAACAACTGGCTCTCGGTGCATCGCGAACCCAAGGAGTACGTGCTCGACAACGGCCGGGACACCCGCCTCCTGACGTACGAGAACCTGTTTCGAGAATGGCAGTCGCACCTGCGATTCATCGTCGGCGGACGGGACTACCCGGACGATGGCCGGCCGACCCACAACCCCTGACGAGGTCTTGTCCGATGAACCCCTCCCTCACCCCGCACGCGACCGGTGGACCGGCCCGTGAGCTGTTCGAGCTGTCCGCCCCGGTCAGCCCCGACCTCCACCTGGTGCGCACCGAGGTCGGCCGGCACGCCCTGGTGGTCAACGGCAACCGCCTGTTCGACCTCGACGCGGACAGCTACCTGGCCCTCGACCGCGCACGGCACGCCGACGACGGCCCCGGGTTGTCCCGGTTGATGTCCGAACTCGGGCTGGACGCCCCACGGCTGATCGACGACCGGCCTCCCGCCGAGCCGCCGGTGCGCGCCCTTTCGCTCTCCGTGGCGCAGAAGTGCAACCTCGGCTGCACCTACTGCTACGCCCAGCAGGGCAGCTTCGGCGGGACACCCACCAGCATGTCGGCCGAGACCGCGCTCACCGCAGTGGAACTGCTCTTTCGCGAGGCCGCACCGGGAGAGCGGGTGAACCTGGCCTTCCTCGGAGGCGAACCCCTGCTCAACCGGCCCGTCGTACACGCCGCCACCGAGCATGCGGTCCGGCTCGCGGCGAAGCGGAACGTGCAGGCGACCTTCTCGATCACCACCAACGGCACCACACTGACCGCCGCGGACGCCGACTTCTTCGAGCGGCACGGCTTCGCGGTGACGGTGAGCCTGGACGGCACCAAGGAGGCGCACGACTCGCTGCGACCCTAC
Above is a genomic segment from Streptomyces fodineus containing:
- the nthA gene encoding nitrile hydratase subunit alpha — its product is MTTTSGPDETLPAALRTEALEQLLTERGLIDPKMIDGIITTYETNVGPLNGAKVVARAWTDPEYRRRLLEDGTAAIKELGFGGFQGEHIVVVENTPTTHNVVVCTLCSCYPWPVLGLPPGWYKDPAYRARVVKEPRAVLSEMGLDLDDDVQITVRDSTSEVRWLVLPERPAGTEHLTEQELVPLVTRDAMVGVAKVAAP
- a CDS encoding nitrile hydratase accessory protein, with amino-acid sequence MSAPLDIEGPAAPPRSNGEFVFAEPWESRAFGMVVGLYEAGAFTWPEFQAALIARIAAWEALAAPGKPYSYYQLWLAALEDVLAGLRAVSPEEVTARTRALAQRPAGHDHPH
- a CDS encoding NmrA family NAD(P)-binding protein, which encodes MVTNNLVLISNAGGVGRTVFEHLRAQDVPVRFMVRSEDERAAELRRLGAEVAIGDLTRPDTVAAALQGVSRMYFAMPVSPDHLLAATVVASVAREYGHLDALVDLSQMTVSQMTATSTSESHQQRLHWLAEQVFDWSGLPVVHIRPTAFLDNPLFTSLVARTIQENSTIVLPFGTGRTSPIAVDDVARVVATVLRDPAPHIGQVYELTGPRSVDMNEMAQEFSRALGRPVTYVDAPPEKWEAEVLAKAGLPPHVERHVAVMARLHRENRYDRTTDGVQRVTGTAAQSIEEFVAARRDFYLG
- a CDS encoding SRPBCC family protein, translating into MAVDVVTEIVIARPCAEVAAYAGDPTNAPRWYSNIVSVRWQTSPPLAVGSRLDFVARFLGRTLTYTYEIVDCSSERLVMRTAQGPFPMETTYTWEPVDAGHTRMTLRNRGEPTGFAKVSAPMLAAAVRRANVKDLAALKGLLEGGDADRR
- a CDS encoding RNA-guided endonuclease InsQ/TnpB family protein; translated protein: MIRAYKFLMRPTVGQSAALGEMLRDHCSLYNGALQERRDAYRHPSKTSIKYGQQSAQLKEIRAFDPERQGRWSFSSQQATLRRLDKAFAAFFRRVKAGDKPGYPRFRGVNWFDTVDFPKDGDGCRWNSTAHDPATRVRLQGVGHVKVNQHRPVTGKVKTVSVKREGKRWYVILTAEQPEPKPLPATGSVVGIDMGIANFLAVSNGAFVPNPRHGRKASAKLEAAQQALARVRRDKRTANHQRAVQRVADLHRKIRRQRLDHAHKTALGLVREHDFIAYEDLKIRNMVKAPAPKPDPDQPGSFLPNGAGAKAGLNHSISDAGWGVFLTILHAKAESAGREVIAVDPRNTSRTCPECGHVSAENRLTQEKFHCQSCGHNAHADTVGALNVLRAGLVRRDARQG
- the tnpA gene encoding IS200/IS605 family transposase, with protein sequence MSPRWEPDPDIRTGRHVAYNLHAHLVFVTKYRKDVFDDAMLKRCEEIMRDVCGSFETELKEFNGEADHVHLLVHYPPKVALSKLINSLKGVSSRYLRAEYTGRINRIGLGSVFWSRSYFAGSCGGAPLSIVRHYIEGQKRPI
- a CDS encoding ferritin-like domain-containing protein; amino-acid sequence: MRTRMTRHLESVLTEVAAGAKAAPVRRPVLPPEFNWRDYTVLLLHIAAEIEHSLMVQYLFAAYSLGGPQVPGHLRADVRRWQEIVLGIAKEEMGHLLTVQNLLIALGGPVHLGREDYPWGTDFYPFPFTLRRLTQETLARYICAESPPNWTGEEAERIRQLAVGRQGAPVNRVGALYDRLTDILGDRDRIPDAAFQAATLPYQASWHEWGRGYTLGERGRDAGNVPETQSPDLLIIGVSSRDSALNALKQIGEQGEALPPLQAPLPAAGTDPRELSHFFRFLTIFRELDRLDLPDQNTVARRVAENPRTDHRLNQETLALTRTLVLEPGQPRPEVNPITDPEAARWGHLFNLRYRMLLTDVAHAFRLIGPLDNGTTLTARGSLIHRAFGEMYNLRAVAGTLLQLPLDRERDSGLLAGPPFEMPYTLDLPAGDRNRWLLQRDLTEASLRAVDALLQTRLTPEGEAYLRALRETDIQARKFAERVLAER
- a CDS encoding LodA/GoxA family CTQ-dependent oxidase, producing MTEPQPITSIRPSNLSAQLHYRAPGNPPSTLAASAISNAFPGLEFDFRNIWRRIFEGIELHEADNLVVRADPDHQELEGCRLLRVAGEPVVGSLLGPQLPRGTSDPLTSAGNPDGVTMLEWSNSLAKVLDGHAGRPVACEFTMQPSDSPVGIPDDPATLRSVDLVIRPLFAVSEAAEGWMTVIDEQLVQPGDLTRSLCSPWQNDYRECACYYWAASRPDYVNVDVDEQGVSVGNNWLSVHREPKEYVLDNGRDTRLLTYENLFREWQSHLRFIVGGRDYPDDGRPTHNP